Proteins encoded together in one Prochlorococcus marinus str. MIT 9211 window:
- a CDS encoding TIGR00297 family protein, whose product MRRLIDWFFYLLAFSTLSPNEWLIALFLNTLLITLAQRLPILTKLGWFHAGALGTILWGCLGWKGWLSVVIYLFLGSLVTKIGYTYKKSKGIAEARGGSRGPENVWGSAATGAFLAVLLKIFEGAGPHLELLCIGFAASFAAKLADTFGSEIGKRWGRRPLLITTFKRVPAGTDGAISIAGTFASLVGSLLMTSVMSLLSFIPNGYGFLIVVISAFLATIAESFLGALVQFRFRWLTNELVNSIQTSFAASIAILLAYTVKTY is encoded by the coding sequence GTGAGGAGACTTATTGATTGGTTTTTTTACTTGCTAGCTTTTTCTACACTTTCCCCAAACGAATGGCTTATTGCACTATTTTTGAACACTCTATTAATAACGCTCGCGCAGCGTCTGCCCATTTTAACTAAACTTGGATGGTTTCATGCAGGAGCTCTGGGGACAATCCTTTGGGGATGCCTTGGCTGGAAAGGGTGGTTGTCAGTAGTTATTTACCTTTTTCTTGGCTCTCTTGTCACTAAGATTGGCTACACTTACAAGAAATCTAAAGGCATTGCAGAAGCAAGAGGTGGTAGTAGAGGGCCTGAGAATGTCTGGGGTTCAGCAGCAACAGGAGCTTTCTTGGCTGTGCTATTAAAAATTTTTGAAGGGGCGGGCCCACACTTAGAACTATTATGTATTGGCTTTGCCGCTAGCTTTGCAGCAAAATTGGCTGATACTTTTGGTAGTGAAATAGGGAAAAGATGGGGACGCAGACCTCTCTTAATTACTACTTTTAAACGGGTTCCTGCTGGAACTGATGGAGCCATCAGTATTGCAGGCACATTCGCAAGCCTAGTTGGTAGCTTGTTGATGACATCTGTAATGAGCTTGCTTTCTTTTATTCCCAACGGATATGGCTTCCTGATTGTTGTTATATCAGCTTTTCTTGCAACTATTGCTGAGAGTTTCTTGGGCGCCTTAGTACAATTCCGTTTCAGATGGCTGACAAATGAACTTGTCAATAGTATCCAAACTAGTTTTGCAGCATCAATAGCAATACTTCTTGCTTATACAGTCAAAACTTATTAA
- a CDS encoding GDSL-type esterase/lipase family protein, producing the protein MSKSPKQLIVIGDSSVYGWGDVNEGGWCERLRKNWMHLADAPVIYPLGIRGDGLEKVAKRWQQEWTCRGELRRKFPDALLLSIGLNDTAKIGREDGRPQLSSEAFRFGLGRLLKDIKKQTRVMVLGLTPVKEEHMPFSQCLWYSNQACAIYERQIEESCLELDIPFLPTYKAMRNEPSWQNLIGPDGIHLNSDGHNWIYQKVSTWSSLVNWAEIDFNKNK; encoded by the coding sequence ATGAGTAAGTCACCTAAGCAATTAATAGTCATTGGCGACAGTTCAGTCTATGGCTGGGGAGACGTTAATGAAGGTGGTTGGTGTGAACGGCTTAGAAAAAATTGGATGCACCTAGCCGATGCTCCAGTGATATACCCGCTTGGCATCAGAGGTGATGGACTTGAAAAAGTAGCAAAACGATGGCAACAAGAATGGACTTGTCGAGGTGAACTAAGAAGAAAATTTCCTGATGCCTTACTACTTTCAATAGGTCTAAATGACACTGCAAAAATTGGTAGAGAGGATGGCAGGCCCCAACTATCATCTGAAGCATTTAGATTTGGCCTTGGAAGACTTTTAAAGGATATTAAAAAGCAGACACGAGTAATGGTTCTAGGACTTACTCCTGTCAAGGAGGAGCATATGCCATTCTCACAATGTCTGTGGTACTCCAACCAGGCCTGTGCTATTTATGAAAGGCAAATAGAAGAGAGTTGTCTAGAGTTAGATATACCTTTTCTTCCTACTTACAAAGCAATGAGGAATGAACCTTCGTGGCAAAACCTTATAGGGCCAGATGGCATACATCTAAATTCTGATGGCCACAATTGGATATACCAAAAAGTTTCTACTTGGAGCTCACTAGTTAATTGGGCTGAGATAGACTTTAATAAAAACAAATAA
- a CDS encoding ABC transporter permease subunit translates to MPAIALVPVGKSLVEGFHTGGVNIIVKFLLAAFQPSINRLVIESSFNSLKTTISIAIIAWAISLLNGIFLGVITSNIFTELFKVNLFWSKILKYSLTVPRAIHEVIWGLLLLQVFGLNPYIAIISISIPYSALIARVFAEQINSLDIRSLVASKHSGAGPFETLVTALTPKIIPIIGTYGGYRLECALRGATLLGIFGLGGIGTELTLSIRSLEFNEMWTSLWMLGIILFFLEKVITWIQTPSLYLNNIFNYTITASISILILLVVSILWLNSLDLGISRSLVFYPIQLPSIQELIYSFNKLSWASLISQTICLTLFAAGIAIGLPPILLSLWPSKLGEEVISFLWIVCRLIPAPLSALILLMCSSPSIAVASLALGIQNMGVMGRILKESINNKDLAIFNAIKSLGADKRSAFFYGRICPQSNSYLAYSAYRTDVILRETVLVGVVGGSGLGWQLRESISSFNWSEVILLTATFGIITLTGELLSDHLQYYLLKEIKPKQPLLHLKLHS, encoded by the coding sequence GTGCCAGCCATAGCACTAGTTCCAGTCGGCAAAAGCTTAGTTGAAGGCTTTCATACTGGTGGGGTTAATATTATAGTTAAGTTTCTTCTTGCAGCATTTCAACCATCTATTAATAGATTGGTTATTGAAAGTTCATTCAATAGTCTTAAGACTACTATTTCTATAGCTATAATTGCCTGGGCTATTAGTCTACTAAATGGAATATTCCTGGGAGTTATCACTTCTAATATTTTTACAGAGTTATTCAAGGTTAATCTCTTTTGGTCCAAGATATTAAAGTATTCATTAACAGTGCCTAGAGCAATTCACGAAGTAATCTGGGGACTTCTCCTTTTACAAGTCTTTGGATTAAATCCTTATATTGCAATTATTTCGATATCAATCCCATATTCAGCCTTAATTGCAAGGGTATTTGCAGAGCAAATTAACAGTTTAGATATAAGAAGTCTTGTTGCAAGCAAGCATAGTGGCGCAGGCCCTTTTGAAACACTTGTAACAGCATTAACGCCTAAGATAATACCTATCATAGGAACATATGGTGGTTATCGACTTGAATGTGCACTACGTGGAGCAACATTATTAGGGATATTTGGACTTGGTGGAATTGGTACCGAGTTAACACTTAGTATTCGCTCATTAGAATTCAATGAGATGTGGACTTCTCTTTGGATGCTTGGAATTATATTATTTTTTTTAGAAAAAGTAATTACCTGGATTCAAACGCCAAGTTTATATTTAAATAATATTTTTAACTATACAATTACCGCATCAATCTCAATATTAATATTATTAGTTGTAAGCATCTTATGGCTAAACAGTCTAGATCTTGGAATCTCTAGATCATTAGTCTTTTATCCAATTCAACTCCCTTCTATACAAGAGCTAATATACTCATTCAATAAACTTTCATGGGCAAGCTTAATATCTCAAACTATTTGCCTAACTTTATTTGCAGCTGGAATAGCAATCGGACTTCCGCCAATCCTCTTATCACTTTGGCCTAGTAAATTAGGAGAAGAGGTAATTAGCTTCCTCTGGATAGTTTGCAGACTTATACCAGCGCCTTTATCAGCTCTTATTTTGTTAATGTGTTCAAGCCCTAGTATTGCAGTAGCCTCATTGGCATTAGGGATTCAAAATATGGGCGTTATGGGTAGGATCCTAAAAGAAAGTATTAACAACAAAGATCTTGCTATTTTTAATGCAATAAAGTCACTTGGTGCAGATAAAAGATCAGCTTTTTTCTATGGAAGAATTTGTCCTCAAAGCAACAGTTATTTAGCCTATTCTGCCTATAGAACTGACGTGATACTAAGAGAAACTGTCCTTGTTGGTGTAGTAGGAGGTTCTGGGCTGGGATGGCAATTACGAGAATCAATAAGTTCCTTCAACTGGTCTGAGGTGATACTTCTAACGGCTACTTTCGGGATTATTACGTTGACAGGGGAGTTACTAAGTGATCATCTTCAATATTATCTACTAAAAGAGATAAAACCAAAGCAACCTTTACTCCATCTCAAGTTACATTCATAG
- a CDS encoding ATP-binding cassette domain-containing protein, which yields MRKLLELININVKDQNKYRLKHIKLELFSGEKVAVLGKSGSGKSTLIAVANGSIDPTNGVVKFKGEDLKLLPRERKIEIGTLWQDLRLIEELSVAQNINSGALGRHNLLWALRNLIGSIDMKACHTCIEAANLEQNLIHSQVMRLSGGQRQRVAIARLLRQQAEIILVDEPLSNLDPNMSRKILNILLKQTTVDCLHIADTCLVSLHRPELIDNFTRVIGIKKGQIVLDSPRESLEAKDLNWLYN from the coding sequence GTGAGAAAGTTACTAGAGCTAATTAATATAAATGTTAAAGATCAAAATAAATATAGGCTTAAACATATAAAGTTAGAGCTATTTTCTGGAGAGAAGGTCGCTGTATTAGGTAAGAGTGGGTCAGGGAAAAGTACACTAATAGCTGTTGCAAATGGGAGCATAGACCCAACAAATGGAGTAGTTAAATTTAAAGGAGAAGATCTAAAGTTATTACCAAGAGAAAGAAAAATAGAGATAGGGACTCTCTGGCAAGACCTAAGGTTAATAGAAGAGCTTTCTGTCGCCCAAAACATAAACTCTGGCGCGCTTGGTAGACATAATCTATTATGGGCTCTCAGAAACTTAATAGGCTCGATAGACATGAAAGCCTGTCATACCTGTATAGAAGCGGCCAACTTAGAACAGAACTTAATTCATTCGCAAGTAATGAGATTGTCAGGTGGTCAGCGACAGAGAGTAGCTATTGCAAGGTTACTTCGACAACAGGCTGAGATAATACTTGTAGATGAGCCACTTTCAAATTTAGACCCTAATATGTCCAGAAAGATACTTAATATTTTACTAAAGCAAACAACAGTCGATTGTCTGCATATAGCTGATACCTGCTTAGTAAGTCTTCATAGGCCAGAATTAATAGATAATTTTACACGTGTTATAGGTATAAAAAAAGGTCAGATTGTCCTTGATAGCCCTAGAGAAAGCTTAGAAGCTAAAGATCTCAATTGGCTTTATAACTAG
- a CDS encoding putative selenate ABC transporter substrate-binding protein, producing the protein MISTFFHKRFKRAIWFTFCLILQLQNTSLSSFAKERLIISAIPDQNPEHLNRLHTVLARELSKELNVEVKYIPVINYPAAVSAFRTESIDLVWFGGLTGVQARIQKPGARVVAQRDIDAKFHSVFIANQKSNLPLIKDLSDLSLLKGRRFTFGSESSTSGRLMPQHFLQKAGVRITDFKGGRPGFSGSHDATLALVQSGSYEVGALNEEVWKQNIATNKIDTSKVKVIWRTPPYFDYHWLTQPNIDERFGKGFTNKIRDTLTSFTKESKSQKIILELFGAEKFIPAYSYQYRDIETIGRQLGKIK; encoded by the coding sequence ATGATTTCTACATTTTTCCATAAGCGCTTCAAGCGAGCTATTTGGTTTACCTTCTGTCTAATACTTCAACTACAAAATACGTCTCTATCCTCATTTGCAAAAGAGCGATTAATCATTAGCGCAATACCAGACCAAAACCCAGAACACCTAAATCGACTACATACTGTACTAGCAAGAGAGTTGAGCAAAGAGCTAAATGTAGAAGTTAAATATATCCCCGTAATAAATTATCCTGCAGCAGTAAGTGCCTTTAGAACTGAAAGTATTGATCTTGTATGGTTTGGCGGGCTTACTGGTGTACAAGCAAGAATTCAAAAGCCTGGGGCTAGGGTTGTTGCACAAAGAGATATTGATGCAAAGTTTCACAGTGTTTTTATAGCCAATCAAAAAAGCAATCTTCCCTTAATAAAAGATCTTTCGGACTTGAGTTTGCTAAAAGGGAGAAGGTTTACCTTCGGATCAGAGAGTTCTACATCCGGTAGACTTATGCCTCAACATTTCCTACAGAAAGCAGGCGTTAGAATTACAGATTTCAAAGGTGGCAGGCCAGGCTTCAGTGGAAGCCATGATGCAACATTGGCATTAGTACAAAGTGGTTCCTATGAAGTTGGTGCTCTTAACGAAGAAGTATGGAAACAGAACATTGCCACAAATAAAATCGATACTAGTAAAGTCAAAGTAATTTGGCGTACACCTCCTTATTTTGACTATCACTGGCTTACCCAACCAAATATCGATGAGCGTTTTGGAAAAGGTTTTACAAATAAGATAAGAGACACTTTAACAAGCTTTACTAAAGAGTCTAAATCCCAGAAAATTATTCTTGAACTTTTTGGAGCTGAGAAGTTCATACCAGCATATAGCTACCAATATCGAGACATAGAAACAATTGGTAGGCAGCTAGGTAAAATCAAGTGA
- a CDS encoding pyridoxal phosphate-dependent aminotransferase, translating to MSKSHLISERTQELQLSLTLEISARAKLLKKEGKDICSLSAGEPDFDTPNYIVNAAIEALRNGITRYGPAAGDPELREAIAQKLTTSNNVPSKAENILITNGGKQAIFNLFQIILNPGDEVLIPSPYWLSYPEIAKLAGAIPVPLHTSPKDGFKLSSEKLEEKITNRTKLLILNSPCNPTGRVIQKEELISIAEVLRRNKQLLVMTDEIYEYLISENESHHSLAAIAPDLRERIFIVNGFAKAWAMTGWRIGYLAGPKEFIKTAIALQSQSTSNVCSFAQRGALAALLGPKESIKTMSRSYNERREILTKGLNSINGISLIPQKGAFYAFPELAPSLPNSLSFCKLALEKVGLAIIPGIAFGEDRCVRLSCAVSEDTIKEGIARLEKLITQLI from the coding sequence ATGAGTAAATCACATCTGATCTCCGAAAGAACACAAGAATTACAGCTCTCATTGACATTAGAGATCAGTGCTCGAGCAAAGTTACTAAAAAAGGAAGGGAAAGATATATGCAGCCTTAGCGCTGGCGAACCAGACTTTGATACACCAAATTACATTGTAAATGCAGCAATAGAAGCTCTAAGAAATGGCATTACAAGATATGGTCCAGCTGCTGGCGATCCAGAACTCAGAGAGGCTATTGCACAAAAACTCACAACCTCGAATAACGTCCCATCAAAAGCAGAAAACATTCTTATAACTAATGGTGGGAAACAAGCCATTTTCAACTTATTTCAGATAATCCTTAACCCAGGGGACGAAGTGTTGATCCCCTCTCCTTACTGGCTGAGTTACCCAGAGATAGCAAAGCTAGCAGGTGCGATACCAGTACCCTTACACACATCACCCAAAGATGGCTTTAAATTAAGTTCTGAAAAACTAGAAGAGAAGATTACAAACAGAACAAAACTCTTAATACTTAATTCTCCTTGCAATCCGACAGGTCGAGTAATTCAAAAAGAAGAGCTTATCTCTATTGCTGAGGTATTACGCAGGAATAAACAACTCCTAGTGATGACTGATGAAATTTATGAATATCTAATATCTGAAAATGAATCGCATCATAGTCTTGCAGCGATTGCTCCAGACTTAAGAGAAAGAATATTTATTGTTAACGGATTCGCCAAAGCATGGGCGATGACAGGTTGGCGAATAGGGTACTTAGCTGGCCCAAAAGAATTTATTAAAACTGCCATCGCATTACAAAGCCAAAGTACGAGTAATGTATGTAGCTTTGCTCAACGTGGTGCCCTTGCTGCACTTCTAGGGCCAAAGGAATCTATAAAAACAATGAGTAGAAGCTATAACGAACGAAGAGAAATACTTACTAAAGGGCTTAATAGTATTAATGGAATTTCGTTAATTCCACAGAAAGGTGCGTTTTATGCATTCCCAGAATTAGCCCCGTCACTTCCAAACTCACTAAGTTTCTGCAAATTAGCCTTGGAGAAAGTAGGGCTAGCAATAATTCCTGGCATTGCCTTTGGAGAAGATCGGTGCGTAAGATTATCTTGTGCAGTTTCAGAAGATACAATCAAAGAAGGTATTGCACGTCTCGAAAAACTGATAACACAACTAATTTGA
- a CDS encoding VOC family protein, with amino-acid sequence MNKIEPNFIISSDQPEKLAEFYGLVFGGKVSKGINNNHYSITFKRGLKIHIYRPSNSQTFVHRSTQSVAICFQEEPSDNPSLVIKEWYKRILPLGGSRLEGPREEEFGSEMWMTDPEGNNFLVFVPNNLCNHS; translated from the coding sequence ATGAATAAGATTGAGCCTAATTTTATTATTTCTTCTGACCAGCCTGAAAAGCTTGCTGAGTTTTATGGATTAGTTTTTGGAGGCAAAGTTTCTAAAGGCATCAATAATAACCATTATTCGATTACTTTCAAAAGGGGACTTAAAATACACATCTACCGTCCATCTAACTCTCAAACTTTTGTTCATAGGTCGACTCAATCTGTAGCTATTTGTTTTCAAGAGGAACCCTCAGATAATCCATCGTTAGTAATAAAGGAATGGTACAAAAGGATTTTGCCTTTAGGAGGGAGCCGTTTGGAGGGACCTAGAGAAGAGGAATTTGGTTCTGAAATGTGGATGACTGATCCGGAGGGGAATAACTTTTTGGTGTTTGTTCCCAATAACCTCTGTAATCATTCATAA
- a CDS encoding uracil-DNA glycosylase, producing the protein MSKSDLSQPNISEQLCNCLEPCSKVVVGRGNPSAHLMLVGEAPGAKEELLGKPFVGRSGKVLDNLLEVVGIDHQKDIYICNVMKSRPPNNRRPTRAEIAKHLPWLVHQIKLVKPFVIVLAGATALETFLEIKTKITVLRGTWQNWRGIAVMPIFHPSYLLRNPSNAKGSPLELTRSDLFEVRKRMETYQIL; encoded by the coding sequence TTGTCAAAAAGCGATTTATCTCAACCAAATATTTCCGAGCAACTATGCAATTGTCTGGAACCTTGCTCTAAAGTTGTTGTAGGCAGGGGCAATCCTTCCGCTCACTTAATGCTTGTTGGAGAGGCCCCTGGAGCAAAAGAGGAATTGCTAGGCAAGCCTTTTGTTGGAAGATCTGGCAAAGTTTTAGATAATTTATTGGAAGTGGTGGGGATTGATCATCAAAAAGATATTTATATCTGTAATGTAATGAAGTCTAGACCCCCTAATAATAGAAGGCCTACTAGGGCCGAGATAGCAAAACACCTCCCTTGGTTAGTCCATCAAATCAAGCTTGTAAAACCCTTTGTTATTGTTTTAGCTGGAGCTACTGCTTTAGAAACATTTTTAGAAATAAAAACCAAAATCACTGTATTAAGAGGCACATGGCAAAATTGGAGAGGAATAGCAGTTATGCCAATTTTTCACCCTTCTTACCTACTTAGAAATCCCTCGAATGCGAAGGGATCTCCTCTTGAACTCACAAGATCAGATTTATTCGAGGTCAGAAAAAGAATGGAGACCTATCAGATTCTTTAG
- the ispG gene encoding (E)-4-hydroxy-3-methylbut-2-enyl-diphosphate synthase gives MTSVSSLELNSELLSRRYSTQIHRRPTRTVMVGDIPIGSAHPVSVQSMINEDTLDIEASTAAIRRLHEIGCEIVRLTVPSLSHAKAVGEIKQKLERNYKPVPLVADVHHNGMKIALEVAKHVDKVRINPGLFVFETPDPNRTEFSEEEMQLIKEKIVSKFEPIVNTLKAQNKALRIGVNHGSLAERMLFAYGDTPLGMVESAMEFVRICDSLDFHNIVISMKASRPPVMLAAYRMMADRMDKEGFNYPLHLGVTEAGDGDYGRIKSTVGIGTLLSEGIGDTIRVSLTEAPEKEIPVAYSILQTVGLRKTMVEYISCPSCGRTLFNLEEVVAKVRDATSHLTGLDIAVMGCIVNGPGEMADADYGYVGKGKGVIALYRGRDEIRKVPEEDGVSALVDLIKQDGKWLEPEEAKL, from the coding sequence ATGACTTCAGTTTCTTCCCTAGAATTGAACTCCGAATTGCTCTCTCGTCGGTACAGCACTCAGATTCACCGGCGCCCAACAAGGACTGTAATGGTAGGTGACATACCTATTGGTAGTGCGCATCCTGTTAGTGTCCAGTCAATGATTAACGAAGATACATTAGATATAGAAGCTTCTACTGCTGCCATTCGCAGATTGCATGAAATTGGCTGTGAAATCGTTCGATTAACTGTCCCATCACTTTCTCATGCGAAGGCGGTTGGGGAAATCAAGCAGAAACTAGAAAGAAATTATAAACCTGTCCCTTTGGTCGCAGATGTTCACCATAACGGTATGAAAATAGCTCTGGAAGTTGCTAAGCATGTAGACAAAGTAAGAATTAACCCTGGCCTTTTTGTTTTTGAAACCCCCGATCCTAATAGAACAGAATTCTCTGAGGAAGAGATGCAGTTAATAAAAGAAAAGATAGTTTCTAAATTTGAACCAATAGTAAATACTCTTAAAGCTCAAAATAAAGCCTTAAGAATAGGAGTTAACCACGGTTCCTTGGCTGAAAGGATGTTGTTTGCTTATGGCGATACCCCTTTAGGGATGGTTGAATCAGCAATGGAGTTTGTTCGAATTTGTGATTCTTTAGACTTCCATAATATTGTTATATCTATGAAAGCTTCTAGGCCGCCAGTAATGCTTGCTGCATATAGAATGATGGCTGACAGAATGGATAAAGAAGGCTTTAATTATCCATTACATCTAGGAGTAACTGAAGCAGGTGATGGGGATTATGGAAGAATTAAAAGTACAGTAGGTATAGGTACTCTTTTGTCTGAGGGTATAGGTGATACGATCAGAGTTTCTCTCACCGAAGCTCCTGAGAAAGAGATACCAGTAGCATATTCAATATTACAAACTGTCGGTTTAAGGAAGACGATGGTTGAATATATAAGCTGTCCTAGTTGTGGAAGAACATTGTTTAATCTTGAAGAAGTAGTAGCTAAAGTTAGAGATGCTACTTCTCATTTAACAGGCTTAGATATTGCTGTTATGGGATGTATTGTTAATGGTCCTGGAGAGATGGCAGATGCAGACTATGGTTATGTAGGAAAGGGGAAGGGAGTTATTGCTCTTTATCGTGGTAGAGACGAAATTCGTAAAGTTCCCGAGGAGGATGGTGTTAGTGCTTTAGTTGACTTAATAAAGCAAGATGGTAAATGGCTTGAACCTGAAGAAGCGAAATTATGA
- a CDS encoding S41 family peptidase, with protein MILKSNQNTLSFIGNKLSKTLPFFNGLLLLAAISLPALSLPRNTSLVIRDSPKEVLDQVWQIIYREYLDSNGNYNDESWLKLRKKVLSNKYYDSAEAYEAIVSMLKSLKDPYTRFLDPKDYKEMRIDTSGELMGIGIQLSLNEETNELVIVAPIEDTPAFKAGIQPNDIIVSIDDTDTDGMSIDGAVKLIRGEKGTKVTLGIIRGTQYLKVPLIRSRIEIRSVISRLNETSNGGTIGYIRLKQFSANAATEMRSAIIKLEEQKSQGYILDLRGNPGGLLEASIDIARQWLNTGIIVSTLTKDGINDFRRATGNALTNKPLVVLVNEGSASASEILAGAIQDNKRGILVGSKTFGKGLVQSVRPLVDGSGITVTVAKYLTPNGTDINKNGIKPDIKASLNLNNNKSFSAIDLGTSKDSQYVVAETALSRIMFNLNSTSYKQNTANLSFALK; from the coding sequence ATGATATTAAAATCAAATCAAAACACTCTTTCTTTTATAGGCAATAAGCTAAGCAAAACCTTACCCTTTTTTAACGGTTTATTACTATTAGCAGCTATTTCTCTCCCAGCTCTCTCATTACCTAGGAACACATCTTTGGTTATAAGAGACAGCCCTAAGGAGGTATTAGACCAAGTTTGGCAAATTATATATAGAGAGTATTTGGACTCAAATGGAAATTATAATGATGAATCTTGGCTAAAATTAAGGAAAAAAGTACTGTCAAATAAATATTACGATTCTGCAGAAGCTTATGAAGCAATTGTATCTATGCTCAAAAGTCTAAAGGATCCATACACTAGGTTTTTAGATCCTAAGGATTACAAAGAAATGCGGATAGATACTTCGGGAGAACTTATGGGTATCGGTATTCAATTATCTTTAAATGAAGAGACTAATGAACTCGTAATTGTAGCTCCTATAGAGGACACGCCGGCCTTTAAAGCTGGTATTCAACCTAATGACATCATTGTCTCAATAGATGATACTGATACAGATGGAATGAGCATTGATGGAGCAGTTAAATTAATCCGAGGTGAAAAGGGAACTAAGGTTACCTTGGGAATAATTAGAGGAACTCAATACTTAAAGGTACCTTTGATAAGGAGTCGAATAGAGATTCGATCTGTCATTAGCAGATTAAATGAAACTAGTAATGGTGGAACTATCGGATATATAAGGCTTAAACAATTTAGTGCTAATGCAGCAACAGAAATGAGATCAGCTATTATTAAGTTAGAGGAGCAAAAATCTCAAGGTTATATTTTAGATTTAAGAGGTAATCCCGGAGGTTTGCTTGAAGCAAGTATAGATATTGCTAGGCAATGGCTAAATACTGGAATAATCGTAAGTACTCTTACCAAAGATGGCATAAATGATTTTAGACGAGCTACTGGAAATGCATTAACGAATAAACCACTTGTAGTTTTAGTTAATGAAGGATCTGCTAGTGCAAGTGAAATATTAGCTGGGGCAATTCAGGATAATAAAAGGGGTATTCTTGTTGGGTCTAAAACCTTTGGGAAAGGTCTTGTTCAGTCAGTTAGGCCTTTAGTGGATGGATCTGGCATAACAGTCACAGTTGCTAAATATTTAACACCTAATGGAACTGATATTAATAAAAATGGGATTAAGCCCGACATAAAAGCATCTCTTAACCTAAATAATAATAAATCTTTCTCTGCCATTGATTTAGGTACTTCTAAGGATAGCCAGTATGTTGTTGCTGAGACAGCTTTATCACGAATAATGTTTAATCTAAATAGTACAAGTTATAAGCAAAATACAGCAAATCTTTCTTTTGCACTAAAATAA
- a CDS encoding DUF1543 domain-containing protein — translation MEVSYLDKSLYIVVLGGRAKGFNIELHDVRWVIGKNIEDTFLQLQQDWFGKLHGLHIDSYIKVEYIDGYIVRIKSLTNLQNKSKSSSSPKSLWFVNLGAYAINDLYEKHNFNLIVATNKQKAKQIAKERWVENFKNKHCDDIQLIKGYYSKGIKDGLKGNWEVILEPDLQNRSQQMIPDWIGYKRIDK, via the coding sequence ATGGAGGTTAGTTACTTAGACAAGTCACTATATATAGTTGTTCTTGGGGGAAGAGCAAAAGGTTTCAACATCGAGCTACATGATGTGAGGTGGGTCATTGGCAAAAATATCGAAGATACATTCTTGCAATTACAACAAGATTGGTTTGGTAAATTACATGGACTCCATATTGATAGCTATATCAAGGTTGAATATATTGATGGTTATATCGTAAGAATTAAAAGTTTAACTAATTTACAGAATAAATCAAAGAGCAGTAGTTCTCCTAAGAGCCTATGGTTCGTAAATCTAGGAGCATATGCGATAAATGACCTCTATGAAAAACATAATTTTAATTTAATTGTAGCTACCAACAAGCAAAAAGCCAAACAAATAGCCAAAGAAAGGTGGGTTGAAAATTTTAAAAATAAGCATTGCGATGACATTCAACTAATAAAAGGGTATTACTCAAAAGGTATAAAAGATGGTTTAAAAGGTAATTGGGAAGTAATATTAGAGCCAGATTTACAAAATAGAAGTCAGCAAATGATTCCAGACTGGATTGGGTATAAAAGGATAGACAAATAG